CCCCGGCGCCCGCGGATCGCGCGGGAATTGAATCATCACGATGGCGATTGCACGAGGATGCATGCCAGATTCGTGAGACCACCATCGGATTCGGACGGAGATCTCCTGCGACGTCCATACTACTCTTCACTGCACTGCACTTCACGCTGCCGGAGTAGTACTTCTCCCACCGCCGACGAGGACCAGTAAACCGCCAACCCCACTACCGTCTCCCACTTAAGCCTCCCTCGTTCCCACCCCTTTTCCTTTCGTTTCGCCAAAGCATTTCATATTCGCTCGCTCGTCCTCCACTTGTGTCTGCTCGTCCATGGCGACAGGAAAAGGACCCGTCTCTCTCTCCCTTCTTATACCACGGCCGACATGCCATTCTCCGAGAACGGGAGGAGGGGCGTGTCACGCATGCCGCGGCCAAGTGATCGGCGACGTGCAACGATGGTGGCAGCTCTGTCTCCGGCTGCAGCACGTTCGCTCGTCTTTGCACTCGCGGTTGTGCTCGCCGTGGTGAGTGCCGACGGCGACTCCGGCCATGCAAGCTTCCgcggggcggcgaacggcggcaaTGCGCCGTCGTCGAGGGCTGGTGAGCAGGGCAAGGAGTTAGTTGTCCGCGATCATGTTCCCGCGTCGAGGGTGTCGGTGGTAGGTTGCGTGTGCGTCCCGTCGACGGTGTCACTCGAAGGCTGCGCATGCCCGCcgacaccgccaccgccaccgccacctcccgcatgcccgccaccgcctccacctccacctccaccgtgcccgccgccccctccaccgccaccaccgccacctccgGCGTGCCCGCCGACGCCGTGGGACTTCGAAAACGAGAAGTTGAAGCGGCTGTACCCGGTGATCCAGGCGTTCAAGCGGACCATCACGAGCGACCCGCTGAACGTGACGGCGACGTGGGTGGGCGCCAACATCTGCGACAGCGCCAAAGGCGGCGGCGCGTACAAGGGCTTCTACTGCGACACCCCGCCGGACGACGCCAACAAGACGCTCACCGTCGCCTCCATCGACTTCAACGGCTTCCACCTCTGCGCGCCCACGCTCGCCGGCTTCATCGACGCCTTCCCTGACCTCGCGCTCTTCCACGCCAACTCCAACAACTTCTCCGGCGTCCTCCCGGAGCTCACCTCCCTGCGCTACTTCTACGAGCTCGACCTCTCCAACAACGCCTTCTCCGGCGCCTTCCCCGCCGCCGTGCCGCCCCTCGGCCGCCTCGCCTTCCTCGACCTCCGCTTCAACGGATTCGCCGGCGAGGTGCCGCCCTCCGTGTTCGGCATCTCCGTCGACGCGCTCTTCCTCAACAACAACGCCTTCACCGGTGTCATCCCCGAGAGCACCTTCGGCACCAGCAGGGCCGAGTACATCGTCGTCGCCAACAACAGGTTCACCGGCCCCATCCCGCGCTCCATCTTCAACGCCTCCGGCACGCTCTCCGAGATCCTCTTCCTCAACAACGACCTCTCCGGCTGCCTCCCCTACGAGATCGGCCTCGTGGAGGGGCTCACCGTGTTCGACGCCGGCGGCAACCAGATCCGCGGCCCCATCCCGCTCTCCTTCGGCTGCCTCGCCGACGTCGAGGAGCTCAACCTCGCCCGCAACCAGCTCTATGGCCACGTCCCCGACGTGCTCTGCCTCCTCGCCAAGACCGGCAAGCTCACCAACCTATCGCTCTCCGACAACTACTTCCACTCCGTCGGCTACCACTGCATGGAGCTGGTGAGGAGCCGCGTGCTCGACGTCCGCCGCAACTGCATCCTCGGCTTCCCCGGCCAGCGCCCGCACATCGAGTGCGTCATGTTCTACGCCGACCCCACCAAGCACTGCCCCTTCATCCCGCACATACCCTGCGACCTGCCGGGGTTCAAGCCGCACGCCACCGCAGCGTTGCCGGCGGGGGAGAGCGCGGTGCATGGCTACGGCGGGGACGGGAGTGTGGCCGTGGGAACTACTACGTCGGGATAGGTGGTTAATTAGGCGAGAGTTGAGACAGACAGCGGTGACAGATATGTGTCGATCGTTTGGTCATTGATTTGAATTTTATAAGTGTTGATCATTTGGTCATTGCTTTGAATTTTTTAAGTGTTACTACTCCGTccaaaaaagcttgtccctcaaatgaataTATCTaacaccaagttagtgctagatacatctatttaAAGGACAAGCTTGGGACTTGAAGCGAGTATATAGTATGTCCATCTGATTGCATGAAGCATGATTGTGTTGTGTTGCATTCGGAGACAAATATATGTAAAAAGTTCCATTCGGGACCCAAACCCTTGCCGTGGGTATGTACGAGAATGTGATGCCTACATGGCATCATTATGGCATCGTGGGACTTCCACTTAGCATTGTGTGACACAAGGGTTGCTTTGTAGTCCATTCATAAAAGTATAGTATTTGAAAAAAACTTCAAGAGACAAATATATGTCTATAATTTTTCAGTCATTCAATCAAATACCAAAACAAACAACCATATCATCCACTAAACTTTCCAAGTTTTGACAAAAGAGACATCAATTAATAAAATCTTCTAGGTGTTAATAACAACAATATATGACAAGTGCGGGTGAATACCACGTTCTGGTCTTCATCGAACGGTCACACGTGATCTCCTTGGAGACAttggtgtgttgttgttgttggggaacgttgcagaaaacagaaattttcctacggtttcaccaagatccatctatgagttcatctagcaacgagtgattggattgcatctatatacctttgtagatcacgcgcggaagcgttcaaagaacggggatgaggaagtcgtactcgacgtgatccaaatcaccggagatcctagcgccgaacggacggcacctccgcgttcaacacacgtacgggcaGCGTAacatctccttcttcttgatccagcaaggggaaaggagaggttgaggaagatggctccagcagcagcacgacggcgtggtggtggtggagctgcagtactccgtcagggcttcgccgagctctatggaggaggagggggtgttggagagggagagggaggcaccaatggCAAAGGTAAgaggccctccctcccccccactatatatagggggcctagggggggggcgccggccctaggagatgcaatctcctagggggggcggtggccaaggggtggggggcttgccccccaagcaagggggcgccccctttagggtttcccccaccctaggtgcatgggccctaggggaagtggcgccccagcccactttgggatggatcccttcccacttcatcccatggggccctccgggataggtggccccactcggtggacccccgggacccttccggtggtcccggtacaataccggtgaccccgaaacttgtcccgatggccgaaatagcacttcctatatataattctttacctccggaccattccggaactcctcgtgacgtccgggatctcatctgggactccgaacaacattcgggttactgcatatacatatccctacaaccctagcgccaccgaaccttaagtgtgtagaccctacgggttcgggagacatgtagacatgaccgagatcgttctccggtcaataaccaacagcgggatctggatacccatgttggctcccacatgctcctcgatgatctcatcggttgaaccacgatgtcgaggattcaagcaaccccgtatacaattcccttcgtcaatcggtatgttacttgcccgagattcaatcgtcagtatcccaatacctcgttcaatctcgttaccggcaagtcactttactcgtaccgtaatgcatgatcccgtgactagatacttggtcactttgagatcataatgatgatgcattaccgagtgggcccagtgatacctctccgtcatgcggagtgacaaatcccagtcttgatccgtgtcaacccaacagacactttcggagatacccgcagtatacctttatggtcacccagttacgttgtgacgtttggtatacccaaagcactcctacggtatcccagagttacacggtctcatggtctaaggaaaggatacttgacattggaaaactctagcaaacgaactatacgatcttgtgctatgtttaagattgggtcttgtccatcacatcattctcctaatgatgtgatctcgttatcaatgacatccaatgtccatagtcaggaaaccatgactatctattgatcaacgagctagtcaactagaggcttaatagggacatgttcgtgtctattattcacacatgtattactatttccggataacacaattatatcatgaataaaagacaattatcatgaacaaggaaatataataacaatccttttattattgcctctagggcatatttccaacagttgtttTTCTCTACCAAGTTTAGGCCACCATCCAAGGCCCCCTCTTGATGTCGATTGCCGAAGGCAAGAGGAACTGCGGAAATCAGATTTCTAGCTGAGAATCGCATGCCCTGAAAACCCAAGGTTTCCTCGGCAAGGTTCGTCCATGAAGGATGAGTCAGGGCCTAAGAGATCAAGCCAAAAGTCGTAGTCAATGGACAACATGTCAATATTCTTGTATTATTGTTTGTTGACATGGAgggtgaaagtacatgtagtccccatgtgtggttttggtaattgatgacaatccttatggactaatgtttgcattgagatatacatGTGAAGGTTAGTCCCGTTGGAATATGATTGAAGATTAATGAAAGACAACTCCTTTGAAGCAACAATTACATTGAGATGATCAAAATGAAGTTCATTGGAGTATCTTATGGGTTGCCATGCTTAGAGCTATGGTTTGAGCCATAATGGATCAAGATCTTAAAAGGATGATTTGAGTGATGAATTCTAGGAGTGActcaaagatatgatcataatggactcatgtgttgagtcatgattgatcaagtattcaagcaagctattcaagtgaagaattcaatatacccttcaagacgtcaagattaaacatggagtagagatataggttgaccaagatgaagctcaaagatCGAACTCTAAATGGACAACACACGAGCACAAATGATGCACCACAtaggatcttgtggtatgataagaaattatcaattgcactctgtgtactaacccatactatgtgttgtctatgtttttgagggttaggtgattctcatgggctcgcatcaagaaagagatttcaagtgtctatgagaggatgacatcaagtgttggtgatcatggttgacaagggcaagttcaagataaccatcccAAAGGATTACATTCTTGAAGCTTGTGCATGATCAAATGATGGAcaagtgaagatgaatacaaagcaaagcttcccacattgtgtatgggggagagacttgaagactttaccaatgtcttgccttcatcttgagccaagaagaaacatcaacatcaagctcaagtgaacGGCTAGTGTcgaaggtattagttcctttgatgttagtgttgtggagtgatgaccaccaaagaaacatatacactcaagaatggattctcgatagctatgtagtgtagctcttttatgattcttgagttatagggatcccgcactattaagaggggataaAAGGGGTTTATGATGGATTTGCTCAATTCAACATCTTCTatacacaattccactcatatcctatataccaaagaaaagcCAAAGCAAAATAGTTTCCCAAAATATATGATCTAACCTTTCCATACTTTGCACCctccattttggtttatcttgggtgattctctatgtgaggacctggagcttttccatagcttcaaaacgagcctaagatcatcaaaatcggagttcggatgtgaaagttatgcatgttttagttttggggttcctgctgttattttggccGGACATCCGGTAGCGTCCGGAAATCCGGTGCGCCGATCCAGAAGCAAACAGACGGATTTCCGGTACTTATCGGATGTCCGGTGCCCGGATGTCCGGCAAGTGTCGGATGTCCGACAAACCTGTTTCGCAAATATCCTACTACATTCGTCTGATGGCATGCTACggccgtcggacgtccggtgttccaccggacgtccggtgcctgttttgccaccggacgtccggtaatccaccggacgtccggcacttTCCTGAGCAGAATTCTCCCCAACGACCACATTTGGGGCCACAGTATAAATACCCCTTCACTACTTCGTGGAGGGGTTGAGCAACACATTCATATGAATCCTAGAACACAAAAAGGCTCCCTGTCACTTCTCGTACatcaaatcttagatcccggagagattcgtgagagttcttgagagattttccaatcaagtgatagatccactccctctccctctcttgaccaaaggaatttgtgatttgagaaagtcttgagcatttcccctttgttcttgttactcttggaggttggagactcctaggcggtaggagtgctctggtgaggaatcaacttgtgatttgtcccccggaaagtttgtgaagatttggaggccgcctcaaggtctaccactagtggatGAGAATCGCCTCCATGGTGATacctcaaggagaatatggtgagccttcgtggcgttggtgtgccttcatggtaacatccacctctctaacggtgactagcttccctccaaggaagtgaacatcgggatacatcctcgtcttcgtgactttggttatccctaaccctaactccttacttggggtttactttggtcacttgaccgtgcattcactatatctttttgtcctcattatattgtgttggccattcccttgaagagattatttaggcctacactttataTTCGCAATTCATACTTTCTACTATTGTTCTatcttatgcttagtgtgaattgctagcttgtaacattcatttccataacttgtgacataacttgtgtaagcttgtagtgcttacttgagtttgcttgtatcattcaattccatatattgtgatacaatttgtgtaagcttgtattgcttacttatggttgtgtgtattattcatttccatatctctTGATacacattgagtaagtttgtgtgacttacttgtgcttactcatatcctcgttgttctcatcttgtttatcctaagttgttggtgcacttagtgagcctagtatatttatgatttgtgcttgaaaagtatccgcttagtttatttccgcattaggatatagccaaatccgtaaaagattttaaatcgcctattcaccccccctctaggcggcaTCGTggtcaattggtatcagagctaggtctctccttattaggcttaaccgcctagagagtaacgatgtcgactagtgaactagtgcacGATGACACATTTTTTTAATGGCACAAATTACATTATGTGGAGATTACGCATGCTTTGTCACTTTCGGGCCATGGGTACAAATGCTTTGAGGATTGTGGTTGTAGGGAATTCAAATCTAAAGGATGGACAATCTCCGTCACTTGATGatatgcatcttgattgtgaagcttTAAGTGTCATTCATCAAGCTATAACCTTCGAGGTGTTCAAGTCAATCTCGTCTTGTTCGTTGGCTCATGAGGCTTGGACCAAaattgaagatatatatggtgggtccaatcttgatgaagacaatattatttttggggagttaatggaggagttctccacatttctagatcatgaagagctctctattgcttccacctccgattacttgcatacctcaacatctttcacttcaccaacatgtggcgtaccacaaggtaatgacatggtgagtgaagaaatatcTCGTGATGATGGTATTAAGCTCATCATTGATAATCTTGCTTATGTTGATACTACTGATGTATATTCTATGGACACGAGCATATCTAACACCAAAAACATCGTACATTCTTGTGTAGAGAGTCCATGCATATCATCTAATGATGCACTCATAAATTCTTGTAATGATATGCTTGGTCGTTTGTGTTGCCATATTCAAAATATCGTGATTCCCTCTAGTTCTCTGTGtgaaactaaccatgtagaggaaatcaagaaaaGTGAGGCATGCTTGGTTAATGAAGAACCctcttctccaaaagaatcatcatcaaccccttgtgttcacatgtgcctcatggcaagaggtaatgccgaggtatcatcttctcttagtgacaatgagatagttgtaatgaggaagatgatgaagtcttgactcaaaatctccatgagattgggaaaactcttcgtagagctaaaaataacacttataaaaggttccaagatgttcttgcttgctttcaaaaatgcaatgacttatttctttacgagcaagcaaaaagtgaacaacttgaacatgaacttgctatggctcatcaatgtcttagtgacttgaggtctttaaaagaagagattgaagttacacattgtaaacttaaagaggattttgagcccCTTGACCTTGACTACAAGAAGGTTAAAGGAGAGCTCatcaaactctctaagtctcatgaggaacttcaagctactcacGCGGAGTCTCTAGCTTCTACATGCGCCTCTCATATtgataatgatgcttgtgctactaactctatcttgtgtgaagcatcgatattaaaagaaaatgttgagctaaggactcaacttgatttgctaactagcaattatgggaaattggaagaaagttatgaaaagctctcgggcactcatgaggatcttataatctctcatgatgggctaaatttagctcatgaggctatgtgTATCAAGGTAAAATCatgtgagtctcatgtggatattaccacatcttctactcgaaattccttattgccatgtgctagtccttgcaattcctctctacatgatattggtacatcttgtgatgaattgctcaccattccttgttgctctaacaatgaagtttctacttcctctagttcttttgttaatactaaccatgtagaggaaaataaagagctcaaggcccaagtcaccagtttgaagaaagacttggaaaaatattgtgataatatcttgagtgtgcaaaaggacCCTCAAGACAAAATTGGACTTGATTTCATCTCCAACAGGAAGAAGTCCAATAACAAGAAGAAGGGACGagatcaagtcaagaattcggccaacattatttgcttcaagtgtaagaatgttggacaccatgtgagatcttgtccattgaagaagaaggcttcaagtgtgaagcatcaagggaagtggcctcaagttcaatctcaagataatgaaaggcctcttcccatgccTAACCATGATAATGTTCTCCAAGTTGAGAAGGTAAATAAGAAGAGAAAGGGtagcacatgttgctatatttgccgtGAGAAGGGACACATATCTTCATCATGTCCCAACGGTAATGTCTCTAAGCCTCAAATTTTCAATGATCATTATTCACTTAGAAAGGATAATGTTGgcaatttgtttgccaagtttgttggttcCCAAAGTGGTTTGAAAGTTGATAAGACCATTTGGGTTGCTaaacctattgtgactaacttcttaggacccaacttggttggggaccatcaagctcaaacttgatcaataggtgtgtggaggacaTTGGAGACTTGGTTAGTTTATGTAGAAAAAATATTTTCACCATGTATTATGGTTCAAAGCCAAGTCAAGTGGTATTATCATATTTGCCATTCCAATGCTCTTCCTGGAGGTAATTTGTATTTATATTGTCTACATTGGAAGTTACTAGTCCCTCTcatgtttaggttttgtacctagcatgtgtttgtatatggtGTGCCTCCTATTATGCTTGATTTGAGTTATCTAGCATGTGTACGTCGCAATGCACTTCATATAATTGTGTGTGTGTGGTTCCGagcctttattgcttcattagttgaatCATATAGGGCTCTTTTGAGATATTAATGGATcaccacattatgggggagtgatatgcttTCTGCATATCACAATCCTTGTTAAATGTGTACAATTATGGGGTGCCACTTAGAAtatatttgagattatcttatatctctGTGGCATGCAATGCCTTGTTTACATATGGCATTATTGTGCGGTTTTGCCCGTGGCTATCTTCAAAATCATATTAGGAAAATCGTTTGATTAAAGCTATTCCAattgttgctttgcatgatgatctaTCTAATTGGAATGTTAATAATATACTATCCAAGCTCTGTGTTtatttctaaactctcatgttatgcttATGTTAGTATAGATGGTCATGTACTTATGTGGTTTCTACGCCAAATGATAACTCGAAATACCattttgtttgagttcatcttatTGGTTTGTATGGAGTTATGGGAGTGtgttatctcattgtttatagtatcctatatctaattgagtgagatattcctatgaatatgtgtgcaatgcatatcttatatgctcattggttttccttggttcatatgttgaactttgtgtgcTATTATATGTTGATTTTTTCACTTTGATTTATTTTGGACAACATGAATGACTAGTGATGCTATTGGAAGTATTAATGGTTATGTGTTTATTTGTCCATTTTGTATCTCCCTGGATTTTGGTAGAAATGTGCATGCATAGTTTCCATGTGTAAATTCGCATGCCTTGTTTGCTTTATTTGATCCCATATATATCtggtaaatccatcaaattcttaatagctaagatgtgcatgaaattcaaattcatatcgatatgcacatacttaagtggttttaccctatgtgttgtagttatgctaactacttcggacccaataagtttggggaccatattgtacttaaaatgttttaggtacatctaagaagcattgggtgcttggcttattcatgGAGGTGGTGGTactatgaggaaattagagccaGGCTTGGACATTTTATTGATCTATGACTTCATACCAATGCTATCTTGGTAACAAGTATTTACTTCATGCATGTATATAGAAATGgggtcaaccttgtgtaggttgcatcatggcatgaatttcttgactcgttcctgtgataattgtttcctttctcaaagcatcccaacaatgatctcttgttgctagttgtgatgtctttgatggttgtgtgtttggagttcattaatatacaataagataatattaagccatgtgctatgctttcaagcaaagatctcattggtatattttatgaCTCCCATTTGGATATCTTATTCTTTCCTTTTGTAACCATTTCATGTGTACATCCTTCGTTGTGGATATATATCACCATGAttgtcatctacctagaatcttataaaCGTGAGAGAAGTTGCATCTCTAATTGATATCCTTATTCTTTCATGTCCACTGTTTCACTCTCATTTTGTATCTTTGGTGGCGTGGAAGCATAAGTTGTATGAGTGCGTGTCTTACTTTTTTTGCGTCTTAGTGCACTCATGTTTTGTGAAGATTGTTGTCCTTGCACTTGCcttgacaagcctattatttcctatcttcaccatgggttgtcacaagctttgatttttaatttgctattagtgagcttgtgaacccatttgcttgatgTGTGTGTGTGACCTGCTTAACTttgtgtgtgtgggaaggacatgtctggcaccttgtatctcatttactcaagactatgttgatgcttacttctcatccttatattagtcttctcaagtgctttgacatgactcacacacatcgttttggttgtgcctattattaggttgcctcatttacatgtttctcaaccatatgtttgttgcaaTTGCTAGGCTTATTTTCCTATCTATGCTTGCTTGCAATTGTTttgtgttcctattgattttgggggagtgatgatcctattttgtgcacttatacaaataaaaaaattctaaatagtgcacaaatcatggggagcctctctattttccttagaacactccGTTGCTCAAATCATAATATTCTTTTATCCTTCTGGATCGtcggatcttttgattgcttgtgtcacattgtgttatgcaaatgagatcaatttgtgccatgtACTTTGTGCCATGTGCCTTGCTCTTATGCTAGGCTCAAAGTTGTATAATAGTGGATTCACTtgtggatatcatgttcttatcaattACAACCTTTTTTTTGTGTATACGGGTTTCTTTgtggatacatatcatgattattattGGCCACTTAGAAATTTTTATACATAAGAAAGTTCATGTCTTTCTTTGATATCATTTAGTCCTTGCTGGCCACTTTGTGTGTTCCTTCTATTCGTATAGTGGCTTTGGTAAGAGGTTGTGTCATGAGTGCTTGTATGCATTGCATATATCCTTGCGCACTCAAGTGTTTTGGATGTATTTTGCACCCATACTTGACATGATGATCATATTGGATATTCCTATTTTATCTTGTCCAAAATAtgttctttggatcttttgaatGTTTTCCTCCCATGTTTAATCTAATTTTCGTATCATActatcttgttgcattctagatacTATATATTGGTTGAGCTCCTCAAATTTTTCATCATTGAATATGTGCATTTGATTTAACTCACATTTCCGCGATATGCACACActaaggaggaactcatactatattagTCTTCTAGATTTTTCCATCCATTTTGGCATTTTTTGCCAATGGGGGAGAAATTTAGAGGgtttaagataagtatttttgtagtgcttgttgTCACTCATGCATATCTACCCCTGTTATATACTCTTGTTGCATGGATGAGTATTGTATATAGGGAAATCTTCTCCTAGTTTATGTCAACCAATGTATGCAATGAAATTCGAagttcattcacacatgcatatattgtgggggagctTGCTCTATATATTGAGGTCTTACTAACATCAAATGCTTGTGTAGTGTTTTGATGTTA
The window above is part of the Triticum aestivum cultivar Chinese Spring chromosome 2A, IWGSC CS RefSeq v2.1, whole genome shotgun sequence genome. Proteins encoded here:
- the LOC123186512 gene encoding uncharacterized protein At4g06744-like, encoding MPRPSDRRRATMVAALSPAAARSLVFALAVVLAVVSADGDSGHASFRGAANGGNAPSSRAGEQGKELVVRDHVPASRVSVVGCVCVPSTVSLEGCACPPTPPPPPPPPACPPPPPPPPPPCPPPPPPPPPPPPACPPTPWDFENEKLKRLYPVIQAFKRTITSDPLNVTATWVGANICDSAKGGGAYKGFYCDTPPDDANKTLTVASIDFNGFHLCAPTLAGFIDAFPDLALFHANSNNFSGVLPELTSLRYFYELDLSNNAFSGAFPAAVPPLGRLAFLDLRFNGFAGEVPPSVFGISVDALFLNNNAFTGVIPESTFGTSRAEYIVVANNRFTGPIPRSIFNASGTLSEILFLNNDLSGCLPYEIGLVEGLTVFDAGGNQIRGPIPLSFGCLADVEELNLARNQLYGHVPDVLCLLAKTGKLTNLSLSDNYFHSVGYHCMELVRSRVLDVRRNCILGFPGQRPHIECVMFYADPTKHCPFIPHIPCDLPGFKPHATAALPAGESAVHGYGGDGSVAVGTTTSG